One window of Marmota flaviventris isolate mMarFla1 chromosome 5, mMarFla1.hap1, whole genome shotgun sequence genomic DNA carries:
- the LOC139705641 gene encoding olfactory receptor 2W3-like, with protein sequence MDRTNGSTQSHFILLGFSDRPHLERVLFVVILVAYLLTLVGNSTIILVSRLDPWLHTPMYFFLTHLSFLDLSFTTSSIPQLLHNLSGRDKTISYVGCVVHLFLFLGLGGVECLLLAIMAYDRFVAICKPLHYTVIMSSRLCLGLVSVAWGCGMANSLVMSSVTLRLPRCGQNKVDHFLCEMPALIRMACVNTVAIEGTVFVLAVGIMLSPLVFILVSYGHIVRAVFRIQSSSGRHRIFNTCGSHLTVVSLFYGNIIYMYMQPGSRSSQDQGKFLTLFYNIVTPLLNPLIYTLRNKDVKGAPRRLLLGNRKGGKE encoded by the coding sequence ATGGACAGGACCAACGGCAGCACCCAGAGCCACTTCATCCTCCTGGGTTTCTCTGACCGCCCCCACCTGGAGAGGGTCCTCTTTGTGGTCATCCTGGTAGCCTACCTGCTGACCCTGGTGGGCAACAGCACCATCATCCTGGTGTCTCGGCTGGACCCCTGGCTCCacacgcccatgtacttcttcctcaccCACCTGTCCTTCCTGGACCTCAGCTTTACCACCAGCTCCATCCCCCAGCTGCTCCACAACCTGAGTGGCCGTGACAAGACCATCAGCTATGTGGGCTGCGTGGTCCATCTCTTCCTGTTCCTGGGCCTGGGTGGAGTGGAGTGTCTGCTGCTGGCCATCATGGCCTATGACAGatttgtggccatctgcaagcccctGCACTACACggtgatcatgagttcaaggctcTGCCTGGGCTTGGTGTCGGTGGCCTGGGGCTGTGGAATGGCCAACTCCTTGGTCATGTCTTCAGTGACCCTACGATTACCCCGCTGCGGGCAAAACAAGGTGGACCACTTCCTGTGTGAGATGCCAGCCCTGATCCGCATGGCCTGCGTCAACACAGTGGCCATAGAAGGCACTGTCTTTGTCCTGGCCGTGGGCATCATGCTGTCTCCCCTGGTCTTCATCTTGGTGTCCTATGGCCACATTGTCAGGGCGGTGTTCAGAATCCAGTCGTCCTCAGGAAGACACAGAATCTTCAAcacctgtggctcccacctcACAGTGGTCTCCCTGTTCTACGGGAACATCATCTACATGTAcatgcagccaggaagcaggtcCTCCCAGGACCAGGGCAAGTTCCTCACCCTCTTCTACAACATCGTCACCCCCCTCCTGAACCCCCTGATCTACACCCTCAGAAACAAAGATGTGAAGGGGGCACCGAGAAGGCTGCTGCTGGGGAACAGAAAGGGGGGCAAGGAGTGA